One Solanum lycopersicum chromosome 2, SLM_r2.1 genomic region harbors:
- the LOC101251243 gene encoding stress-induced protein KIN2-like: MDNSQNLSYQAGQAKGQAQEKGNQMMDRAANAAQSARETMQEAGQQMQAKAQDATNAVKNATGLNK, from the exons ATGGATAACTCCCAGAACTTGAGCTACCAAGCTGGCCAAGCCAAGGGCCAAGCTCAG GAAAAAGGTAACCAGATGATGGACAGGGCCGCCAATGCTGCACAATCTGCCAGGGAAACAATGCAGGAG GCGGGGCAGCAAATGCAGGCCAAGGCACAGGATGCGACTAATGCAGTTAAAAATGCGACTGGCTTAAACAAATAA
- the LOC101251536 gene encoding pentatricopeptide repeat-containing protein At2g17670 produces MGKLPPSLRSANFAVNTLIKTPSPSPSPSPPPTSKPHYYPKKSQSPKKKPTSITEPQLPSSILAFDSTSLSDAKTLFNSLISSTRNPSTDNKFYNAVLQSFSSNSTLQDSIFFLNHMIKVHPPFSPDRFTYHVLLVQSCKSVDLSLSPVHQVLNLMTTNGFPPNKVSTDIAVRTLCSSGHEEQAIELVKELSSKDSPPDTYTYNFIIRHLCKNRPLSTMNNFIKEMREGFDIKPDLVTYTIMIDNVCNSKNLREATRLLGVLSEEGYKPDCYVYNTIMKGYCMLSQGGEVLGVYKKMQEEGVKPDLVTYNTLIYGLSKSGRVKDAKKFLNVMMEEGHVPDAVTYTSLMNGMCREADPLGAVALLEKMEARGCAPNSCTYNTLLHGLCKGRLLDKGMKLYDVMKQNGTKLETGSYGTFLRALCRNGRVADAYEVFDYAIESKSLTDVAAYTTLESTLKWLKKAREQGLVI; encoded by the coding sequence ATGGGGAAATTACCACCTTCCTTAAGGTCAGCTAACTTTGCTGTAAACACTCTCATCAAAACTCCATCTCCATCCCCATCCCCATCCCCACCTCCAACCTCAAAACCCCattattatcccaaaaaatCACAATCACCCAAGAAAAAACCCACATCAATTACTGAACCCCAGCTTCCATCATCTATTCTAGCCTTTGATTCAACATCTCTTTCAGATGCTAAAACCCTTTTCAATTCTCTGATTTCCAGTACCAGAAACCCCTCTACAGACAACAAATTTTATAATGCAGTTCTTCAATCATTTTCCTCCAATTCAACTCTCCaagattcaatctttttccTTAATCACATGATCAAGGTTCACCCTCCTTTCTCCCCTGACAGGTTTACATACCATGTTCTCCTCGTCCAATCTTGTAAGTCTGTTGACCTTTCTTTATCCCCTGTTCATCAGGTTCTTAATCTTATGACTACCAATGGTTTCCCTCCTAATAAGGTCTCCACAGACATTGCTGTGAGGACCCTTTGCTCTTCCGGCCACGAAGAGCAAGCCATTGAGCTAGTGAAAGAACTTTCCTCCAAAGACTCTCCCCCTGATACatatacttataattttattattaggcATTTGTGCAAGAACAGGCCTTTGAGTACCATGAATAACTTTATTAAAGAAATGAGGGAAGGTTTTGATATAAAACCTGATCTTGTTACATATACAATTATGATTGACAATGTTTGTAATAGTAAAAATCTTAGGGAAGCGACTAGATTATTAGGAGTTCTGAGTGAGGAAGGCTACAAGCCTGATTGCTATGTTTATAATACAATTATGAAGGGTTATTGTATGTTAAGTCAAGGGGGTGAAGTGTTGGGTGTATACAAGAAAATGCAGGAGGAAGGAGTGAAGCCTGACCTTGTGACATATAATACATTGATATATGGATTGTCTAAGTCGGGAAGGGTGAAAGATGCTAAGAAGTTTTTGAATGTTATGATGGAGGAAGGCCATGTTCCAGATGCAGTCACGTATACTTCGTTAATGAATGGGATGTGTAGAGAAGCAGATCCATTAGGGGCGGTGGCTTTGTTGGAGAAAATGGAAGCACGGGGCTGTGCTCCTAATTCGTGTACATATAATACATTGCTTCATGGGTTATGTAAGGGAAGATTGTTGGATAAGGGAATGAAACTGTATGATGTTATGAAACAGAATGGTACGAAGCTTGAGACAGGATCTTATGGAACTTTTCTCAGAGCTCTCTGTCGGAATGGCAGAGTAGCAGATGCTTATGAAGTTTTTGATTATGCAATAGAGAGCAAGAGTTTGACTGATGTTGCTGCGTATACAACATTGGAGAGTACTTTGAAGTGGCTTAAGAAGGCTAGAGAGCAGGGACTTGTCATTTGA
- the LOC101244835 gene encoding protein trichome birefringence-like 34 yields MMAYFNKLKTEKMNGRPILFWSYWNNKLMGVQLTIQLMVALITAVLLITTLSLSRAIIRPKENGDKIQLNSLSRCNFFSGKWVFDNQSRPLYNGSNCSFISFLDDGMACQNYGRKDLDYLYWKWQPHDCDLPRFNATAMLEKLRNKRLVYVGDSLNRNQWVSLVCMLESSIHTHLKQVHFNGSLVTLKAIEYNATIDFYWAPLLVESNCDDAWHHRVKDRVLRVDSIEKHAKFWEDADVLVFNSYLWWRLDLTVLWGSFESADAKYEQLGMVRTYELGLQTWADWLDTHLNRTKTRVFFVSMSPTHSRGEEWGKAEGENCYNETEPISNAEYWGSESSAGMMRLVEAAMKKLNEKSGVKADLLNITQLSEYRKEAHPSIYRKHWDPLTKEQLENPSSYADCTHWCLPGVPDVWNHFLYVYLLYL; encoded by the exons ATGATGGCATATTTCAACAAATTGAAAACAGAAAAAATGAATGGGAGACCAATACTATTCTGGAGCTATTGGAATAACAAGTTAATGGGTGTTCAGCTAACCATTCAGCTGATGGTAGCACTTATCACTGCGGTTCTACTTATCACAACTTTGTCCCTGTCAAGAGCCATTATTAGGCCAAAGGAAAATGGGGATAAGATCCAGTTGAACTcattatccagatgcaatttcTTTTCGGGTAAATGGGTATTCGATAACCAATCTCGTCCTCTTTATAATGGGTCCAATTGTTCCTTCATTTCGTTTTTGGATGATGGAATGGCTTGTCAAAATTACGGGAGAAAAGACCTTGATTATCTCTATTGGAAATGGCAACCCCATGATTGTGACCTTCCAAG ATTTAATGCAACAGCGATGCTggagaagttgaggaacaagagGCTTGTTTATGTGGGTGATTCACTCAATAGGAATCAATGGGTTTCACTTGTGTGCATGCTGGAGTCATCAATCCATACTCATCTCAAACAAGTTCACTTCAATGGTTCTTTGGTCACATTAAAAGCTATT GAATACAATGCTACAATTGATTTCTACTGGGCACCATTGTTGGTGGAATCTAATTGCGACGATGCCTGGCATCATCGTGTGAAGGATCGTGTATTGAGAGTTGATTCAATAGAGAAACATGCTAAATTTTGGGAAGATGCTGATGTGCTTGTTTTTAATTCCTATTTATGGTGGCGACTGGATTTGACTGTTCT GTGGGGTTCGTTTGAAAGTGCAGATGCAAAGTATGAACAATTAGGGATGGTGCGTACATACGAGTTGGGTCTACAGACATGGGCAGATTGGTTGGACACTCATCTCAACCGCACCAAAACAAGAGTATTCTTTGTTAGCATGTCGCCCACGCACAGCAG GGGAGAAGAGTGGGGGAAGGCAGAGGGTGAGAATTGCTACAATGAAACAGAGCCAATTTCTAATGCAGAGTACTGGGGATCGGAATCATCTGCGGGAATGATGAGATTGGTGGAAGCAGCCATGAAGAAACTGAATGAAAAGAGTGGTGTCAAAGCAGATTTGCTCAACATTACACAACTTTCTGAATATAGAAAAGAAGCACATCCATCCATTTACAGGAAGCATTGGGATCCTCTAACCAAAGAACAATTGGAAAATCCAAGTAGTTATGCAGATTGTACACACTGGTGTCTTCCTGGAGTACCTGATGTTTGGAATCATTTCTTGTATGTATACCTTCTTTACTTGTGA
- the LOC112940884 gene encoding uncharacterized protein translates to MAHVRSISFPSRSQPEYLRVEIELNRLKTWESTSISSTTTPFSLNTIQQGLVGLAELYNCVQDLLVSPAIQMGRLAEEALEASVGLIDSCSTTRELVLMMKEQVQDLQSKHTECFYV, encoded by the coding sequence ATGGCTCATGTTAGGTCGATTAGCTTTCCGTCTCGTTCACAGCCAGAGTATCTCAGAGTTGAGATTGAGCTAAACAGGCTCAAAACATGGGAATCAACATCAATTTCTTCAACAACTACACCTTTTAGTTTAAACACCATTCAACAAGGTCTTGTAGGGCTAGCAGAGTTGTATAATTGTGTTCAAGACCTTCTAGTGTCCCCGGCGATTCAAATGGGACGATTAGCGGAGGAAGCCCTTGAGGCCTCTGTTGGATTAATTGACTCGTGTAGCACGACGAGGGAACTAGTCTTGATGATGAAGGAGCAAGTGCAAGATCTTCAATCAAAGCATACAGAgtgtttttatgtttaa
- the LOC101252137 gene encoding protein trichome birefringence-like 34 gives MNGRPVLFGSSLKNKGMCIQLSFQLLVVTITAVLVLTVLSMSRGIGQAPKLVEKQTQISSLSSCNFYSGKWVFDNQSRPLYNGTNCSFMDDGMACQKFGRKNLDYLYWKWQPNDCDLPRFNATAMLEKLRNKRVVYVGDSLNRNQWVSMVCILESEIPNHLKYVNYNGSLVTFKAIEYNATIDFYWAPLLVESNCDDPSYHRVEERIVRIDSIEKHARIWNDADVLVFNSYLWWRLNLKVLWGSFESANAKYEYLGMLRTYELGLQTWADWLDTHVNRSKTRVFFVSLSPTHNRGEDWGKANGQNCYDETEPITNREYWGSDSDPKMMKLVESVIKKLNEKSGFKVELLNITQLSEYRKEGHSSIYRKHWDPLTKEQLANPSSYADCIHWCLPGVPDVWNHFLYTHLVYL, from the exons atgaatggaaGACCAGTACTTTTCGGCTCTAGTTTAAAGAACAAGGGAATGTGTATTCAGCTAAGTTTTCAGTTGCTGGTAGTGACTATCACTGCAGTTTTAGTTCTTACGGTTTTGTCGATGTCCAGAGGTATTGGTCAAGCTCCAAAGTTAGTCGAGAAGCAGACCCAGATAAGCTCGTTATCTAGCTGTAATTTCTATTCTGGTAAATGGGTATTTGATAATCAATCTCGCCCTCTGTATAATGGGACAAATTGTTCGTTCATGGATGATGGAATGGCTTGTCAGAAGTTTGGGAGAAAGAATCTTGACTATCTCTACTGGAAATGGCAACCCAATGATTGTGACCTTCCTAG ATTTAATGCTACGGCTATGCTggagaagttgaggaacaaaaggGTTGTTTATGTGGGAGATTCACTCAATAGGAATCAATGGGTTTCAATGGTCTGCATATTAGAATCAGAAATTCCTAATCATCTCAAATATGTTAACTATAATGGCTCTTTGGTCACCTTTAAAGCTATT GAGTACAATGCTACTATTGATTTCTACTGGGCACCATTATTAGTTGAATCAAATTGCGACGATCCATCATATCATCGTGTGGAAGAACGCATAGTGAGAATCGATTCGATAGAAAAACATGCCAGAATTTGGAATGATGCTGATGTGCTAGTTTTTAATTCATATCTATGGTGGAGATTGAATTTGAAGGTTCT GTGGGGATCTTTTGAAAGTGCAAATGCAAAGTATGAATATTTAGGGATGCTGCGTACATACGAATTGGGGCTACAGACATGGGCAGATTGGTTGGATACTCATGTTAATCGCTCCAAGACTCGAGTTTTCTTTGTTAGTTTATCACCTACACACAACAG GGGAGAAGATTGGGGGAAAGCAAATGGTCAGAACTGCTACGATGAAACAGAACCGATAACTAATAGAGAGTATTGGGGATCAGATTCAGATCCAAAGATGATGAAATTGGTGGAATCGGTCATCAAGAAACTGAATGAGAAGAGTGGTTTCAAAGTTGAGTTGCTCAACATTACTCAACTTTCTGAATATAGAAAGGAAGGTCATTCATCAATATACAGAAAGCACTGGGATCCTCTAACCAAAGAACAATTGGCAAATCCAAGTAGTTATGCAGATTGTATACATTGGTGCCTTCCTGGAGTTCCTGATGTTTggaatcattttttatatacacaCCTAGTTTACTTGTGA
- the LOC101244551 gene encoding uncharacterized protein produces the protein MAISYKSKSLLFPVRSISLPTRLHPNGLKIEDELHKLKNSETSSSHSGDTIQAGIVGLVELYNSFQELIQCPSTQKTLVQHQNGAFVEEAVEGSLELLDSCATIRNLFCTIKEQVQHLQSALRRKGGNSSIERDIGNYLTLRKKMKKEIGKNLRKLKHMENRVGCTLFLDTEQHFREVTGISRSVFKALLVFLSYQDTKFKPSGWSMISKLMITKSGSCKSSQFFNEMGNVDIALGDLREEIKRNDGEVDVNIARRRLQMLDESIKGFEAGLESLYKQLIQTRVSFLNVLAL, from the coding sequence ATGGCAATCTCATATAAATCTAAAAGTTTATTATTTCCTGTTAGATCTATTAGCTTGCCTACAAGATTACATCCTAATGGCCTAAAAATTGAAGATGAATTACACAAGCTGAAAAACTCCGAAACGTCGTCGTCGCATAGTGGAGATACAATTCAGGCTGGTATTGTTGGGCTTGTAGAATTATACAATTCATTTCAGGAACTAATTCAGTGTCCAAGCACACAAAAAACTCTTGTTCAACATCAAAATGGGGCTTTTGTAGAAGAGGCAGTAGAAGGATCACTTGAGTTACTTGACTCGTGTGCTAcaattagaaatttattttgtactatTAAGGAACAAGTGCAGCATCTTCAATCAGCGTTACGACGAAAAGGTGGAAATTCAAGCATCGAAAGGGACATTGGTAATTATTTAACCTTaaggaagaaaatgaaaaaggagaTTGGAAAAAACTTGAGGAAATTGAAACATATGGAGAACAGAGTTGGATGCACTCTGTTTCTGGACACTGAACAACACTTTAGAGAAGTAACAGGAATAAGTAGATCAGTTTTTAAAGCTCTTTTGGTATTTTTATCCTACCAAGATACAAAATTTAAGCCTAGTGGATGGTCAATGATTTCGAAATTGATGATCACAAAATCAGGTTCTTGTAAAAGTagtcaattttttaatgaaatgggGAATGTTGATATAGCTCTTGGCGATCTTCGCGAAGAGATTAAGAGGAATGATGGTGAGGTTGATGTCAATATTGCACGAAGGAGATTACAGATGCTTGATGAAAGTATAAAGGGATTTGAAGCTGGATTAGAAAGCTTGTATAAGCAATTGATCCAAACTAGAGTTTCATTTCTTAATGTTCTAGCGCTTTAA